In Patulibacter sp. SYSU D01012, a single window of DNA contains:
- a CDS encoding ABC transporter ATP-binding protein, with protein sequence MAPLLEIEGLTLLPPGRHARPVVDDASLRVEEGETVGLVGESGAGKSLLLRTVLGVVPAGWRAVGAVRVDGRDVLTLDRAALARHRRERVALVPQDPRAAIDPLATVGGFLTEVARTTGTDRDGARARAAALLDEVGLPDPEGSLGRRPHAFSGGMLQRVVLAAALLGDPRLLLADEPTTALDVTTQAEVLRTLEQVRVRRGLGTVLVTHDLDLAAATCDRLVVLRAGRVVEAGPARRVFAAPQAAYTRELVAATPRVTDPVPDAPPTGEGAGTVLRVRGLRRRFGARAALDGVDLDLRAGHTLAVVGESGSGKSTLARIVVGLERADGGVVTLAGVDSAARGRAARRARAAAVQTVFQDPLLSFDPRVRAGEAVARALPPGGPGGRAARARRADALLERVGLDPALGRRLPRELSGGQRQRVAIARALAPEPRLLVLDEPTSALDVRVQARVLELLARLRADLGVAVLLISHDLAVVRRVANDVAVVRGGRIVEAAPTAELFARPRHPYTRRLLDAVPRPAAAVTSPV encoded by the coding sequence ATGGCGCCGCTGCTCGAGATCGAGGGGCTGACGCTCCTGCCGCCCGGACGGCACGCCCGCCCGGTCGTCGACGACGCGTCGCTGCGGGTGGAGGAGGGCGAGACGGTCGGCCTCGTCGGCGAGTCCGGTGCCGGCAAGTCGCTGCTGCTGCGGACGGTGCTCGGCGTCGTGCCCGCCGGCTGGCGGGCCGTCGGCGCCGTGCGCGTGGACGGCCGGGACGTCCTGACGCTCGACCGGGCGGCGCTCGCCCGGCACCGTCGCGAGCGGGTGGCGCTCGTGCCGCAGGATCCCCGCGCCGCGATCGATCCGCTCGCCACGGTCGGCGGGTTCCTGACCGAGGTGGCGCGGACCACCGGCACCGACCGCGACGGCGCCCGGGCGCGGGCCGCCGCGCTGCTGGACGAGGTCGGGCTGCCCGACCCGGAGGGCAGCCTGGGCCGGCGTCCGCACGCGTTCTCGGGCGGGATGCTCCAGCGGGTCGTGCTCGCCGCCGCGCTCCTCGGCGACCCGCGGCTGCTCCTGGCGGACGAGCCCACGACGGCGCTCGACGTCACCACCCAGGCCGAGGTGCTGCGCACGCTGGAGCAGGTGCGGGTGCGGCGGGGCCTGGGAACGGTGCTCGTCACGCACGACCTCGACCTGGCCGCCGCCACCTGCGACCGCCTCGTCGTCCTGCGGGCCGGCCGGGTGGTCGAGGCCGGGCCGGCGCGGCGCGTGTTCGCCGCGCCGCAGGCCGCCTACACGCGCGAGCTGGTGGCCGCGACGCCCCGCGTGACCGACCCCGTGCCGGACGCGCCGCCGACGGGGGAGGGGGCCGGGACGGTCCTGCGGGTGCGGGGCCTGCGGCGCCGCTTCGGGGCCCGGGCCGCGCTCGACGGCGTCGACCTGGACCTGCGCGCCGGCCACACGCTCGCGGTCGTGGGCGAGTCCGGCTCCGGCAAGTCGACGCTGGCCCGCATCGTGGTCGGCCTGGAGCGGGCGGACGGCGGCGTCGTGACCCTCGCGGGCGTGGACTCGGCGGCGCGCGGCCGCGCGGCGCGCCGCGCGCGCGCCGCCGCGGTGCAGACCGTCTTCCAGGACCCCCTGCTGTCGTTCGACCCGCGCGTGCGCGCGGGGGAGGCCGTCGCCCGCGCCCTGCCGCCCGGCGGCCCCGGCGGCCGCGCCGCCCGGGCGCGGCGGGCCGACGCGCTGCTGGAGCGGGTGGGGCTGGATCCGGCGCTGGGCCGGCGCCTGCCGCGCGAGCTGTCGGGCGGCCAGCGGCAGCGCGTGGCCATCGCCCGGGCGCTCGCGCCCGAGCCACGGCTGCTCGTCCTCGACGAGCCCACGTCCGCGCTCGACGTGCGCGTGCAGGCGCGGGTCCTCGAGCTGCTGGCGCGGCTGCGCGCCGACCTGGGGGTCGCGGTGCTGCTCATCAGCCACGACCTGGCGGTGGTGCGCCGCGTGGCCAACGACGTCGCCGTCGTCCGCGGCGGGAGGATCGTCGAGGCGGCACCGACCGCGGAGCTCTTCGCGCGGCCGCGCCACCCCTACACCCGGCGGCTGCTCGACGCGGTGCCGCGCCCGGCGGCCGCGGTGACGTCCCCGGTCTGA